TCACGATGAGCTTCATGGCCGTGCCGATGGTGGTGCTCTTCCTGGTCTCCGAGGTGATCGCCCGTCTCAACGACCGGCGCCGCGACCGGAAGGCGATCAACGCCGGCCTCTCGCCCGACGAGCCCAGCCCGATCTGATGCCCCGCGCGATCGTCCTGACGAACCCCACCTCGGGGAAGGGGCGCGGCGCCCGGATGCGCGACGACGCGCTGCCCCGCTTCCACGACGCCGGCTGGCGGACCACGGCGCTGACCGGCCGCGACGCCGGCGAGGCGCTCGACCTGGCGCGGCTGGCGGTCGCCGAGGAGCCCGACGTGCTGGTCCTGTGCGGCGGCGACGGCATGGTCAACATCGGCCTGCAGGCGGCCGCAGGCACCGAGGTGCCGGTCGGGATCCTGCCGGCCGGCACGGGCAACGACTTCGCCCGGTACTTCGACCTGCCGCTGGGGCACGGCGCGGCGGCGGCGACCCGCATCCTGCAGGCCTCGCCGCGCACCATCGACCTGGCCCGCATCGGGGGGCGCTACTTCGGCGGCGTCCTGGCCGCCGGCTTCGACGCCATCGTCAACGAGCGGGCCAACCGGATGCGCTGGCCGCGTGGTCAGATGCGCTACAACCTGGCCACGCTCGCCGAGCTCCGGGTCTTCGAGCCGCTGCCCTACGTCCTCGAGCTCGACGGCGTCGAGCGCCGCCTCGAGGCGATGCTGGTGGCCGTCGGCAACGGGCCCTCCTTCGGCGGCGGTCTGCGGATCACCCACGGCGCGCAGCTCGACGACGGCCTCCTCGACGTGGTCCTCATCAAGCCGGTCAGCCGGGTCGAGCTGGTCCGGACCTTCCCCAAGCTCTTCGACGGGAGACACGTGAGCCATCCCCAGTACGAGCGGCACCGGGTCCGTCGGGTGACCATCGCCAGCCCCGGCATCGTCGGGTACGCCGACGGCGAGCGCTTCGGACCGCTCCCGCTCACCGTCGAGGTGGTCCCGGGCGCGGTACGGGTGATGGCATGAGCATCCACGACGGCGACCACGGCAGCGCGGGGGAGCAGCAGTCGCCCGCGCAGCGCTACGCGGCCTACCGCAAGGACCGTGCCCACCCGGTCTTCCGTGACTTCGCCGCGGGCTTCTCCTTCGAGCTCGACGGCTTCCAGGTCGAAGGCTGCAAGGCGGTCGAGGACGGCGACGGCGTCCTCGTCGCGGCGCCCACCGGCGCCGGCAAGACGGTCGTGGGGGAGTTCGCGGTCCACCTCGCCCTGGAGACCGACCGGAAGTGCTTCTACACGACGCCGATCAAAGCGCTGTCGAACCAGAAGTACGCCGACCTGGCCGCCCGCTACGGCCACGAGAACGTCGGCCTCCTGACCGGCGACACGACGATCAACGGCGAGGCACCGGTGGTCGTGATGACCACCGAGGTGCTGCGCAACATGCTCTACGCGCGCTCCCGGACGCTGGTCGGCCTCGGGTTCGTGGTGATGGACGAGGTGCACTACCTCGCCGACCGGGCCCGCGGCGCGGTGTGGGAGGAGGTCATCATCCACCTGCCCGAATCGGTGTCGGTGATCTCCCTGTCGGCCACCGTCTCCAACGCCGAGGAGTTCGGCGAGTGGCTGGAGACGGTCCGCGGATCGACCCGCACGATCGTCGCCGAGCGGCGTCCGGTCCCGCTGTTCCAGCACGTGATGGTGGGCCGCCGACTGCTCGACCTGTTCGCGTCCTCCGATGTCGACGCCGCCGCGGGCTTCGTGCGCGAGGGGGCGCCGGTCAACGACGAGTTGATGAAGCTGGCCCGCGACGACTGGGCCGCCAGCCGGCTCAAGGACCGCCGCACCCCCAAGGGCGCGCGCGGACGCCAGGGCGGGCCGGGCAGCCGCAACGTCGGCAGCGGCCGCCGGATCTGGATCCCGGGGCGTCTCGATGTCGTCGAGCGGCTGCAGCGCGACAACCTGCTGCCGGCGATCGACTTCATCTTCAGCCGCGCCGGCTGCGACGCGGCCGTGCAGCAGTGCCTCGACGCCAACCTGCGGCTGAACTCGCCCGAGGAGCGCGACGAGGTCATCGCGTACGTCGAGCAGGCGCTCGGCACGCTGCCGTCGGCCGACCTGCACGTGCTGCGCTATCACGACTTCCTCGACGCCGCCTCCCGCGGCGTCGCCGCCCACCACGCCGGCATGCTGCCGGCGTTCAAGGAGTGCGTCGAGGAGCTCTACCTGCGCGGCCTGGTCAAGATCGTGTTCGCGACCGAGACCCTGGCCCTCGGCATCAACATGCCGGCCCGGACCGTGGTGCTGGAGAAGCTGAGCAAGTGGAACGGTGAGACGCACGCCGACATCACGCCGGGGGAGTACACCCAGCTCACCGGCCGGGCCGGGCGCCGCGGTCTCGACATCGAGGGCCACGCCGTCGTGCTCTGGCAGCCCGGGATGAACCCGCGCGAGCTCGCCGGGCTCGCCTCCACCCGCACCTACCCGCTGCGCAGCAGCTTCCGGCCGTCGTACAACATGGCGGTCAACCTGGTGCACTCCTACGGCCGCCACCAGGCCCGCGAGCTGCTGGAGCAGTCCTTCGCGCAGTTCCAGGCCGACCGGGCCGTCGTGGGCCTGGCCCGGCAGCAGCGCAAGGCCGAGGACGCACTCCAGGGCTACGCCGAGGCCGCCCGCTGCCATCTCGGCGACTTCATGGAGTACGCCGCCCTGCGCCGGCAGGTCGGCGAGCTCGAGAAGGAGTCGAGCAAGGCCCGCCGCCAGGACCGCCGCGGCGAGGCCCTCATGTCGTTGGAGCGACTCACGCCGGGCGACGTGATCATCGTGCCCGTCGGGAAGTTCGCCGGTCCCGCGGTCGTCGTCGACCCCGGCCTGTCCGAGCACGGCCACCGTCCCCTGGTCATCACCGCTGAGCGTCAGGGACGCCGCCTGGCCATGATGGACTTCCCGACCCCGGTCGAGCCGGTCGCCCACATCCGGCTCCCGAAACGGGTCGACGCCCGCAACCCCCACCAGCGCAAGGACATCGCCCAGCAGGTCCGCGAGGCCGTCCGAGCGCTGCCGTTGTCGGTCACCCGGCCCCGCACGGAGCGGGGACCGGTCGACGAGGCCACCGCGACCGAGATCCAGGCACTGCGTGCCCGCATCCGCGAGCACCCCTGCCACGGCTGCGCCGACCGTGAGGACCACGCCCGCTGGGCCGAACGGCACGCCAAGCTGCAGAAGGACACCGACCTGCTCGCCCAGCGCATCGAGCGGCGCACCAACACCGTGGCCCGTACGTTCGACCGGGTCTGCGAGGTGCTGGAGGCGCTCGAGTACCTCAGCGGGGGCCCCGACGACACGGTCACCGAGCGCGGTCGCGGCCTGATGCGGATCTATTCCGAGCTCGACCTCGTCGCCGCCGAGTCGCTGCGCCGGGGCCTGTGGGACGACCTGACGCCGTCGCAGCTCGGTGCCGTGCTCTCCGCGCTGGTCTACGAGTCGCGGCGCCCCGAGGACGGCCCCCCGAGCGTCCCCGGCGGAGCGATCGCCACGACCATCGAGGCGATGACGCGGCTGTGGAGCGACCTCGAGCGGCTGGAGCGTGAGCACCGTCTCGACTTCCTCCGGCGGCCCGACGCCGGCTTCGCGTGGACCGCGTGGCGCTGGGCGGAGGGTCAGGAGCTCGACGAGGTGATCACTCGCAACGACCAGACAGCCGGCGACTTCGTGCGCCAGATGAAGCAGCTCATCGACTTCGCCGGCCAGATCGCCGACGCCGCCGCCGGTACGCCGGTACGCGACACCGCGCGGGCGCTGGTCAAGCTGCTGCGGCGCGGGATCGTGGCGACCGGGTGAGTGCGGCATGAGCCTCGTCGTCGCGGCCGCCGTCGTCCTGCGCGGGCGGCGCCTGCTGGTGGTGAGCAAGCACGCCGCCCCCGACGTCTTCTACCTGCCCGGTGGCAAGCTCGAGCCGGGGGAGTCGCCGGAGGAGGCGATGCGTCGGGAGGTCCGCGAGGAGCTCGGCGTGACGGTGCGCGACGCCGCCCATTTCCTCGACGTCCGGGCGCCGGCCGCCATCGAGCGGGTCCCGATGCGGCTGACGGTCTTCCGGGTCGCGATCGAGGGCGAGCCCGCGATCAACGCCGAGCTCGCGGCCCTCGACTGGGTCGCCGATGCGACCGCACCCGGCCTGGGGCCGGCCATCCGGGACCACGTGATCCCGGCCCTCGTCGCTGCCCGCCTGCTGGACGCGGCGGCGCTACCCGTCGACTGACGCCAGGACCCCGGTGAGCCGCTCCACCGGCGAGCTCAGCGACCAGCGCTCGACCAGCGCCGCGAGGCCGTCCGGGTCGGCGGGGGTGCGGGGGAGCACGAGGTGCTCGCGCGGCAGGTCGATGTCGCGCGCCACGGCCACGACCGTCGGTGCGACGGCGAGGTAGGCCGCGGCCTCCCGGATCTTGGCCCGCGGCCCGGGGCCGAGGTCGCTGCCGGGGTCGTCGACGGCGGCGACGATGCCGGCCAGGTCGCCGTACTTCTGCAGCATGCTGGCCGCCGTCTTCTCCCCGACCCCCTTGACGCCGGGGAGGCCGTCGGAGGCGTCGCCGCGCAGCGTGGCGAAGTCGGCGTACTGGTCGGCGCGCACGCCGTACTTCTCCAGCACCCAGGTCTCGTCGACCCGCTCGTGACGCCCGACCCCCTTGCCGACGTACAGCACCCGCACGGCGGCGTCGTCGTCGACGAGCTGGAACAGGTCGCGATCACCGGTCACGACGTCGACAGGCATGCCGGCGCCGGTGGCCAGGGTGCCGATCACGTCGTCGGCCTCGTAACCGGGGGCGCCGACGACGGCGATGCCGAAGGCGGCGAGCACGTCGCGGATGACCGGCACCTGCAGCTCCAGCGGGTCCGGGACCTCCTCGACGTCGGGTGCGCCGGCCACCTCCTCGACGACGCGGTGCGCCTTGTAGGTCGGGATCAGGTCCACCCGCCACTGAGGACGCCAGTCGTCGTCCCAGCAGCAGGCCAGGTGCGTGGGCCGGTACTGGTCGACCAGCTGGGAGAGATAGCCGAGCAGACCGCGTACGGCGTTCACGTTGGTGCCGTCCGGCGCGAGGATCTCCGGGGAGCCGAAGTAGGCCCGGAAGTAGAGGCTGGCCGTATCGAGGAGTAGAAGGCGCTGAGTCATCACCGCGCAGCCTATTAGGGTGGCGCCGTGAGTCAGAGCAGCAATCCAGCGGTCGAGTCCATCGACCGGCAGATCCTGGAGCTCCTGGCCAAGGACGGACGGATGTCCTACACGGACCTCGGGCGCGCGACGGGACTGTCCACCTCGGCCGTGCACCAGCGCGTCAAGCGCCTGGAGCAGCGCGGCCTCATCCTCGGCTACGGCGCCACCGTCAACTACGCCGAGATCGGCGTACCGCTGACGGCCTTCATCGCGATCCGCCCGATCGACCCCTCCCAGCCCGACGACTGCCCGGACCGGCTCGTCGGCATCCCGGAGATCGAGTCGTGCTGGTCGGTCGCCGGGGAGGAGTCCTACCTCCTCAAGGTCCGCACGGAGACGCCCGCCGAGCTCGAGCTGCTGCTCGGCCGGATCCGGTCGGCGGCGAACGTGTCGACCCGGACCACGATCGTGCTCTCGACGTACTACGAGAACCGGCCCGTCGGGCACTGAGCGACACCACGCCCGGCGCGTCGCCACGCGACACGCCGAGGGCGGGTGATTTTTTGCAGTTTTCTTGGCCCGGCGGCGGCCCGGCCTGACCTGCGGGAACGCGTATCGCTGCAGGTCAGCGGCCGGTTGACAGGACGGTTGGCGCTCACCAGAGTACGGAGACGTTCGCCCGTGCAGGTCGTGGCCGGCGGACCGACGTCCGAGTGGCCGTATGTCGGCGGAGTAGCACCAGCTCCGCACGGGGACGGTTCGCGGAGGTCGGTTCGCTCCTCGGGGGCGAGCCGGAAGGACTCGGATCTCCCTAGACAACGTCGCGGGCGGCGGCAGCCAGTCGGACGCCGGGATGGTCCGAAGGCGATCCGAGTCCTTCCGTGCCTGACGGCCGGGGCCGCCACCGCAACCACTAGGCTCACCGCCGTGGTGCAGCGTCTTCTCCTCGCGGTCATCGGCGGCGCGCTGCTCACCGCCTCGTTCGAGCCACTCGCCCTGCCGTGGCTGCTGCCGTTCGGCGTCGCCTGCTACGCCCTCGCCACGCGCGAGCTCGCCGTACGCCGGGCGGGGCTGGTCGGCCTCGTCTTCGGGGTCGTCTTCTACTTCAGCCACATCTCCTGGATGCGCGGCTCGATCGGGTCCGACGCCTGGCTGGCCCTGTCCAGCATCGAGGCGCTGTTCTACGGCCTGCTCGGCCTCGCCGTGCCGCTGCTGCGGCGCCTGCCCGCCTGGCCGCTGTGGCTGGCGGCGGCCTGGACCACCATGGAGACGGTGCGCAGCGGCTGGCCGTTCAGCGGGATGCCCTGGGGGAGGCTCTCGTTCGCCGCGATCGACACCCCGGTGGCCCCGGCGGTCGCCTACGTCGGCATGACCGGACTGTCGTTCCTGCTGGCGCTCGCCGGGTTCTGCCTGGCCCGCCTGGCCGAGGCGGCGCTGGCCGGCGAGCGGCGCCGGGCCTGGGCTGCGGTCCTGGTCGGGGTGCTGGCCGTCCTGGTCACTCCTGCCGTCGTGCCGTACGACGTCCCCGAGACGGGCAGCACGACCGTCGCCGTCGTCCAGGGCGACGTACCGGGACCGGGCAACGACATCCTGTGGGACCACGAGGGCGTGACCCGCAACCACGTGGACGCGACGGTGCGGCTGGCCGCCGACGTCGCCGCGGGGCGGGTGCCGCGGCCCGACTTCGTGCTGTGGCCGGAGAACTCCACCGCCGTGGACCCGTTCGAGCCCGGCCGGGTCAACACCGGCATCCGGGAGGCGGTCGCGGCCGTCCAGGCTCCGGTGGTGGTCGGCGGGATCGTGGGCGACGGGCCCGAGCACGTCCTCAACCAGGGCATCGTCTGGGACCCGGTCAGCGGGCCGGGGGACCGCTACACCAAGCACCACCCGGTGCCCTACGGCGAGTACATCCCGATGCGCGACCTGTGGGATCCCAAGTTCGGCAAGCTGGCGCTGATCACCCGGGACATGAAGAGCGGCACCCGGACCGAGCCGCTGCGCGTCGCCGGCGTCCGGGTGGGCGACGCCATCTGCTTCGACGTCGCCTACGACGACGTGATGCCGCCGCAGGTCCGTGACGGCGCCGAGCTGCTCGTGGTCCAGACCAGCAACGCCAGCTTCATCTTCACCCACCAGATCGAGCAGCAGTTCGCCATCACCCGGCTCCGGGCGATCGAGGCCGGTCGGTGGCTCGCCGTGGCCTCCACGAACGGCCAGACGGGCGTCATCGCACCCGACGGCACCGTGGTGGCCTCCGTGACGCCCCGGACGACCGACGTGCTCGTCGAGCGGGTCGGGCTCAGCACCGCGCTCACGCCGGCCATGTGGCTGGGCCCCTGGCCCGCCCGGTTGTTCATCCTCCTGACGCTCGCTGCTCTCGTGTCAGGTGCCGTCGCGTACCGTCGAAGGCAAGAGTTCGATGGCCCTGCGCAGGAGGATCCCGCCGTGGAGCCGCCTGCGCCGTCCCCGACCCCGAGTGAGGCACCCGTTGTCTGACCAGCTCTCCACCCTGGGCCGCACGGTGATGGTCATCCCGACCTACAACGAGGCCGACAATATCGCCTGGATCGTCGACCGCGTCCGTACCGCGCAGCCCCAGGTCGACATCCTCGTGGTCGACGACGGCTCGCCCGACGGCACCGGCGTCGTCGCCGACGGCCTGGCCCGCGCCGACCAGCACGTCCACGTGCTCCACCGCACCACCAAGGAGGGCCTCGGCGCGGCCTACCTCGCGGGCTTCGCCTGGGCGCTGGCCGAGGGCTACGACGTCATCGGCGAGATGGACGCCGACGGCTCCCACCAGCCCGAGCAGCTCCAGCGGCTGCTCGTCGGCCTGCTGGACGCCGACCTGGTGATCGGCTCGCGCTGGGTCCCCGGCGGCTCGGTGGTCAACTGGCCCTGGGAGCGCGAGGTGCTCTCCCGGGGCGGCAATCTCTACGTCCGGCTGCTGCTCGGCATCCAGGTGCGCGACGCGACCGCCGGCTTCCGGCTGTTCCGCCGCTCCACACTCGAGAAGATCCGTCTCGACGAGGTGAAGTCCACCGGATACGTGTTCCAGACCGACCTGGTCACCCGCACGCTCCATGCCGGCCTGACGGTCCGTGAGGTGCCCATCGAGTTCGTCGAGCGGGTTCGCGGCGAGTCGAAGATGAGCGGCCAGGTCGCCCTGGAGTCGCTCCGGCGGATCACCTGGTGGGGCCTACGCGAGCGCTGGGGCCAGATGAAGCACCGGCGCCACGTCGCGCCCGAGCGGCGGCTGCAGACCCGATGAGACCGACGAGGGGGAGGGCCGGATGAGTCGGCGGAGGTCGCGCCGCGCCGCGGTGGTGCTGTTCCTCGTCTTCGTCGTGATGCCGGTCCTCGAGATCGTCGTCCTCATCCAGGTCGGCCAGGTGATCGGCCCCTGGTGGACGATCCTGCTCCTCGTCCTCGACAGCATCGTCGGCGCCTGGCTGATCAAGCGGGAGGGACGGCGGGCCTGGCTCGCGCTGCGTGAGCGGGTCGAGACCGGCCGTCTCCCGGCCCGTGAGCTCGCCGACGGCGTCCTGGTGGTGCTCGGCGGCGCGTTCCTGCTCAGCCCGGGCTTCGTGACCGACGTGCTCGGCATCCTGCTCATCCTGCCCGTCACCCGTCCGCTCTTCCGCGGCCTGCTGATGGCCTACGCCGGGCGACAGGTGAGCCGCCGTACGGCGGCGACGGCGCCCGGAAATGGCCCTCGCCCCGGACCGACGGTGGTCCGGGGCGAGGTCATCGACGACGGGGACTGACTCCCCGCGTCTCTCAGGCCTTCGCGGGCTTCTTCTTGCGAGCGTTGGCGCGGTGCAGGTGCGCCGGGCCGATCTCGCCGCCGCGGAGCAGTTCGAGGCGCTCGGTGAGGATCTCCTCGAGCTCCTTCTCGGAGCGCCGCTCGAGCAGCATGTCCCAGTGGGTGCGCTGGGGCTTCTCGGCCTTCACCTCGCGCTCGATGCCGGCGGTCGACTCGGCCTCGAGGCCGCACCGCGGACACTCCCAGACGGCCGGCACCTCCGCCTCGATCGACATGGTGATCTCGAACTCGTGACCGTGCGGGCACTTGTAGCCGACCTGCTGCCGGGCCGCGAACTCGATCCCGCGCTCGTCCTCGAAGGACTGGCCCCCCAGTCGGGCACCGCGCAGTGTGCGCTCTGCCATCAGACCCCACCTCCCGTGTCTCGTCCTCGAACCCTTTAACGCTACCCGGCGGTAAAAGGTTCCAATCCTGGCTCAGATCACCGCGGGACGGGCGTTGCCGGCGTCGCGGATGCCGCGCTCGGTGTCGACCCGCAGGAGCAGCAGGCCGCCGAGGACGAAGAACGCGATCAGCGCGAAGATCGCCGGCCGGTAGGAGTCGGTGAGCTGGTAGACGACGCCGAAGGTGAGCGTGCCGAACCACGAGGTGCCGCGGTCCATGGCGTGGTAGAGGCTGAAGTACTCCGCCTCCTTGCCACGGGGGATGAACAGCGAGAAGTACGACCGGGCGAGCGCCTGGGTGCCGCCCAGCACGACGCCGATCGCGACCCCGAGGACGAGGAAGGGCACCAGCTGCCCCCGGGGGACGACCAGCGCGACGGTGACGATGCCCATCCAGCCCACGATCCCGCCGAGGATGACCTTCTTGGCACCGAAGCGCGCGGCCAGGCGGCCGAAGCCGACCGCCCCGAACATCGCGACGAACTGCACGAGCAGGTAGGTGCCGAGCACCGTGCCCTCCTCGAAGTCCAACTCCTCGATGCCGAAGGTCGACGCGGACGCGATGACGGTCTGGATGCCGTCGTTGAAGAAGAGGTAGGCGACCAGGAAGGTGAGCGCGACCGGGTAGTTGCGCAGATCCTTCAGCGTGGCCGCCAGCTGCCCGAACGAGCGGCTGATCAGGCCGCCCGCGACCTCCTCGACGGCGGCCGGCTGGTGCCGCTTGATGCCGCGCCACGGGATGATCATGAACGCCGCCCACCACACCGCCGCGGAGAGCAGGGAGAGGCGGACCGCCATCTCCTTGTCGAGCCCGATCGCCTCGTGGAAGGTGACGACGGCGAAGTTCACGGCGAGCAGCAGTCCGCCACCGGCGTACCCGTAGGCCCAGCCGACCGACGAGGTGCGGTCGCGCTCGGCCTCCGTCGAGATCAGCGGCAGCACCGAGTCGCTGACCACGATCGCCGCTCCGGCCGCGAGATTGGCGACCATGAACGCGATGCTGCCGAACAGCCAGTTCTCGCCGTTCATGAAGAACAGCAGGCCGGCCGCGGTCGCGCCCACCCACGACAAGCCGACCAGTAGGTCCGGCTTGCGTGCGGTGCGGTCGGCGAGAGCACCGACGACCGGGAAGATCAGGGCGCTCAGCAGGGTCGAGATCGTGATGACGTACGACGGCAGCGAGCCGGGCGCGATGGCGAGGCCGAGCACATGGATCCGGCCGTGCTCGCCGACGGCGTTCTCGGCGACCGAGATGAGATAGGGCGCGAACAGGACGCCGGCCACGGTGGTCTGGAAGGCCGAGGCGGCCCAGTCGGTGAAGTACCAGGCCCGCTGCTCCCGCGCCCGGTTCAGCGGCCCCAGGTCCGCGATCCCCGTCGTCCCGCTCATGCCGTCGCCCCTCCCCGCGCGGACCACCACTGGCCGCGTCCCAGGAGGACATCCTTGAGCAGGTCGGTGCGGTCCGTGAAGAGCCCGTCGACGCCGCGGTCGAGCAGGGCCGCCATCTCAGCCGGGTCGTCGATGGTCCACACGTGGACCTGGAGTCCGGCGGCATGTGCGCGCCGGACCAGGCCGGCGGTGGTCACGGTGAGGCCGTTGCGGCGGTGCGGGACCTGGAAGGCGGCGAATCCGCCGCCGGCCAGCAGCCGCGCGATCCGGGCGCTGGGAGAGACCCGGAAGGCGACGATCTGCCAGGGATCGGCGGCGGTGGGCACCCGGCCGCCGGTGAGCTCGCGGAACCGCCGGATCCGACGGCGCGAGAAGGAGGCCACCAGCAGCCGGTCCCACAGGTGGCGCTCACGGACCAGGTCGGCCAGCGCGATCACCGCGCCGTCGGACTTGAGGTCGATGTTGAACCGGGCATCGGGGAAGGCGTCGAGCAGCTCGACGAGGGTGGGCACCTGCTCGCGACCGCCGATCCGCGCCCGGCGTACGTCGGCCAGGGTGAGGTCGCGGATCGCCCCCCGCTGGTCGGTGACGCGGTCGAGCACCTCGTCGTGGAAGGCGAGCAGCACGCCGTCCGCGGTGACGTGGACGTCGGTCTCGAGATAGTCGTAGCCCAGCGCGGCGGCGTGCCGGAACGCGGCGAGGGTGTTCTCCAGGCCCTCGATCTCGGGGTGGTAGGCACCGCCGCGGTGCGCGAACGCCAGCACCCGGCCAGGCTCGAGGTAGGCCACGGACCTAGATGTCCCGGAAGGTCTCGATCTCGGCACCGAGGTCGCTGAGCCGCTCGGCGAGGTCCTCGTAGCCCCGATGGATGACGTAGGTGCTGCGCAGCACCGAGGTGCCCTTGCTGGCCAGCATGGCCAGCAGGACGACGACCGCGGGCCGCAGCGCGGGCGGACAGACCAGCTCGGTGCCGGTCCACGACGTGGGGCCGTCGATCTGCACCCGGTGCGGGTCGAGGAGGGTGACCCGGCCGCCGAGCTTGTTGAGCTCGGTGAGGTAGATCGCCCGGTTGTCGTAGACCCAGTCGTTGAGATAGGTCGTGCCCTCGGCCACCGCGGCGATCACCGCGAAGAACGGCAGGTTGTCGATGTTGAGGCCCGGGAAGGGCATCGGGTGGATCTTGTCGCGCGGCGCGACCAGGTCGGAGGGGTGCGTGGTGATGTCGACCAGGCGGGTGCGCCCGTTGGCCGCGAGGTACTCCTCGGAGCGGTCGTAGCGGAAGCCCATCTCCTCCAGGACCGCCAGCTCGATCTCCAGGAACTCGATCGGCGCGCGCCGGATCGTGATCTCCGAGCGGGTCACGATCGCCGCCGCGAGCAGCGACATGGCCTCGATC
This region of Nocardioides sp. L-11A genomic DNA includes:
- a CDS encoding glycerophosphodiester phosphodiesterase family protein, with translation MAYLEPGRVLAFAHRGGAYHPEIEGLENTLAAFRHAAALGYDYLETDVHVTADGVLLAFHDEVLDRVTDQRGAIRDLTLADVRRARIGGREQVPTLVELLDAFPDARFNIDLKSDGAVIALADLVRERHLWDRLLVASFSRRRIRRFRELTGGRVPTAADPWQIVAFRVSPSARIARLLAGGGFAAFQVPHRRNGLTVTTAGLVRRAHAAGLQVHVWTIDDPAEMAALLDRGVDGLFTDRTDLLKDVLLGRGQWWSARGGATA